The following coding sequences lie in one Candidatus Hydrogenedentota bacterium genomic window:
- a CDS encoding beta-galactosidase: MNILFKTQGLSRRDFLAIVASGALGSVASAQNAHATPLKDDSGICAVPVLCDDEVWVGQSLVHVGTAALIRLPVGICGSLPALKAKLSMGENTFTQTIGVRAEADTQGKETVLTFDPLPKQLLRESRSNFAAQMVDIHLQSAERPVATVRLAVHDSARACTFPQCEVRVMNGVSAPFVNGEPCGCLTAIVAHCGGDFRPKSIRQFAQAGVGHFNIFTDMLGCWRDDDTFDLEAYYGQIERTVLRIMAQAPESRFLLRWHLYVPPWWLERYPNEVIALDTGGQSLQNTPGKRLQASYASPTWRTRASAILEAALRRIGQSPLADRFIGVRLAYGNCGEWNNWGYHEKSFPDYSPAMQRAFGGWLRSRYPDVDALRAAWANASADFSGDVVPAREVRFDPADSVPRTMPDHTQAADYYTFWQEWTADTIEHFAKSVKQATDNRCFAGSFYGYYVGHLGAGPYHFQDSGHYALGRLLESPWVDFLGGPYPYEHRLRNCALNGAFSSFPLHGKLWDSENDQRTHRSGEGNRQYGTTADLNESIAVAKRDFINNLVKGSSYYFFDFVQGWYQDEPFMAAVKRLKEIDRFSLRAGRQNRSEVAVFVSETTVPLLANDNPAMRALSRMLLWEIDSVGAPWSLYLMSDIPRVDLSHCKLAIVANAYAVTDEELASTREILCASGRTVAFLHAPGVLSWSGFDLKRSKLLTGFDLAIDDTATLNEVTLNVDNSHMKWTGDRCRPLITVADTGAKALGFANGGKKVAVAERKAADHRALFLACPGLTAPWLRWLYERAGVHLYSEVGEPFFASGPFFGLYSRTGGEKTIRFPSTVEMVADLFSGEALEYNTDRITVSIPKKRSSTILLYAGQKQALP; encoded by the coding sequence GTGAACATTCTTTTCAAAACTCAAGGACTGTCCCGTCGCGATTTTCTCGCCATTGTCGCATCGGGTGCGTTGGGCAGTGTTGCATCGGCGCAAAATGCTCACGCGACGCCTCTCAAAGATGACTCAGGCATTTGTGCAGTCCCGGTGCTTTGCGACGACGAAGTCTGGGTTGGCCAGTCCCTGGTGCATGTTGGTACCGCAGCCCTTATCCGGCTACCTGTCGGTATTTGCGGGTCGCTCCCAGCATTAAAAGCGAAATTGTCTATGGGAGAAAACACATTCACACAAACAATTGGAGTTAGAGCCGAAGCGGATACGCAAGGAAAAGAAACTGTCCTCACATTCGACCCATTGCCCAAACAACTGCTTCGGGAAAGCCGGAGCAACTTCGCAGCACAGATGGTTGATATTCATCTTCAATCTGCTGAACGGCCGGTGGCCACGGTGCGCCTTGCAGTCCACGATTCCGCTCGGGCGTGCACGTTTCCGCAATGTGAAGTGCGGGTTATGAACGGCGTGAGCGCGCCCTTCGTCAACGGCGAGCCTTGTGGTTGCCTGACGGCAATCGTGGCGCACTGCGGTGGCGATTTCCGACCAAAGTCCATCCGCCAATTTGCCCAAGCCGGGGTAGGCCACTTCAACATTTTTACCGACATGCTGGGCTGCTGGCGCGATGATGACACCTTCGACCTTGAAGCCTACTATGGCCAAATTGAGCGCACAGTGCTGCGAATCATGGCGCAGGCGCCGGAATCCCGGTTCCTGCTCCGGTGGCATTTGTACGTTCCTCCGTGGTGGCTTGAGCGTTACCCCAACGAGGTTATCGCGCTTGACACGGGAGGGCAAAGTTTGCAGAACACGCCAGGGAAACGTCTGCAAGCATCCTATGCCTCGCCAACGTGGCGGACACGCGCAAGCGCCATTCTCGAAGCTGCCTTACGCCGCATTGGTCAATCGCCACTGGCGGACCGCTTCATCGGTGTCCGCCTGGCCTACGGCAACTGCGGTGAATGGAACAACTGGGGCTACCATGAGAAATCGTTCCCCGACTATTCGCCCGCCATGCAGCGCGCGTTCGGCGGCTGGTTGCGTAGCCGCTACCCCGATGTAGATGCGCTCCGTGCGGCGTGGGCGAATGCCTCCGCCGATTTCTCCGGTGATGTCGTACCTGCGCGCGAAGTCCGATTTGACCCTGCTGATTCGGTGCCACGCACCATGCCCGATCATACCCAGGCAGCCGATTACTATACCTTCTGGCAAGAATGGACCGCCGATACCATTGAACATTTCGCGAAATCCGTGAAGCAAGCCACAGACAACCGTTGTTTCGCAGGCAGTTTCTACGGGTACTATGTGGGCCATCTCGGCGCAGGACCCTACCATTTCCAGGATTCCGGACACTATGCCCTCGGCCGGTTGCTGGAATCGCCTTGGGTGGATTTCCTAGGGGGGCCGTATCCCTACGAGCATCGCTTGCGCAACTGCGCCCTGAACGGCGCCTTCAGTTCGTTTCCGCTCCACGGAAAACTCTGGGATTCGGAAAATGACCAGCGGACGCACCGTTCCGGCGAAGGCAACCGGCAATACGGGACCACGGCGGATCTTAATGAATCGATCGCTGTAGCCAAACGGGATTTCATTAACAATCTCGTGAAGGGAAGCAGCTACTACTTCTTCGACTTCGTGCAGGGGTGGTATCAGGACGAACCGTTTATGGCTGCGGTGAAGAGACTCAAGGAGATCGACCGGTTCTCCCTCCGCGCAGGGAGGCAGAACCGGTCAGAAGTTGCCGTGTTTGTGAGCGAGACAACTGTGCCCCTGCTGGCCAACGACAATCCCGCCATGAGGGCTCTCTCTCGGATGTTGCTCTGGGAAATCGATTCAGTGGGCGCCCCCTGGAGCCTGTATCTCATGTCGGATATCCCCCGCGTTGATTTGTCCCACTGTAAGCTGGCCATTGTCGCCAATGCTTATGCCGTCACAGATGAGGAGCTTGCGTCTACCCGCGAGATCCTCTGTGCTTCGGGCCGTACCGTTGCATTCTTGCACGCGCCGGGCGTTCTCTCGTGGTCAGGCTTTGATCTAAAGAGGTCCAAATTACTAACAGGGTTCGATCTGGCCATTGACGACACGGCAACCCTAAACGAGGTAACGCTGAACGTCGACAACTCACACATGAAATGGACCGGCGACCGATGCCGTCCGCTAATCACCGTGGCCGATACTGGCGCGAAGGCGCTTGGATTCGCCAACGGAGGCAAGAAAGTTGCCGTGGCTGAACGCAAAGCCGCTGACCACCGGGCGCTGTTCCTCGCATGTCCAGGCCTCACGGCGCCATGGCTGCGATGGCTTTATGAACGCGCAGGCGTCCACTTGTACAGCGAGGTCGGGGAACCATTTTTTGCGTCGGGACCTTTCTTCGGACTTTATTCGCGCACAGGAGGAGAAAAAACAATCCGCTTTCCAAGTACGGTAGAGATGGTGGCGGACCTCTTCTCTGGCGAGGCTCTGGAGTACAACACGGACCGCATCACGGTGTCTATCCCCAAGAAAAGGTCTAGCACAATCTTGCTTTATGCAGGTCAGAAGCAGGCCCTCCCATGA
- a CDS encoding fucose isomerase, translating into MMKKNKVVYLISNGDFRDSAGVVCWPKQEETLKGVKAALAKLGVEAKVMNSYDPKRKHGFITKQCEGAAIVSKLDPKAPVIVVLSCWAYSHNVSGPLQAHKGPILLLANFDGTWPGLVALLNHSATLDRLNVRHSRLWSDSFTKDPLFMKRLETWCRKGTISYDESHLTDASKLKLSSAALSFGKKLAADILREKRIMGQFDPGCMGMLNAIINPAKLGAAGMPVEYLNQSDLLAEMDEVDEEEAQAHLNWLVKKGTWFDWGTDQYTQLVHGQVMSQMCMYSAAVRMAQRYGLSSIGIPYQLGLMRCCPASDLVEGMLNNADRPDVRDYDTGKIIRKGDAIPHFNEGDMGSGVPQVLMHDIYARKGMPVETTLHDVRWGREYDGKFVWVFLISGAAPPAHFGGWKHTKVYRQAPMYFPLGGGTCSGVSKPGVITWARFYERFGEIGMDCGTGEVVEVDKADLQDRLNKTTSVWPIANVHIPGYGRDELMATHMSNHITIGYGDILQELIATCLHLGIPTRVAGDVRHTLG; encoded by the coding sequence ATGATGAAGAAGAACAAGGTGGTGTATCTCATATCGAACGGCGATTTTCGCGATTCGGCGGGCGTCGTGTGCTGGCCGAAACAGGAAGAAACGCTGAAGGGCGTCAAGGCCGCACTGGCGAAGCTGGGCGTCGAGGCGAAGGTGATGAACTCGTACGATCCGAAACGGAAACACGGATTCATCACGAAGCAGTGCGAGGGCGCGGCGATCGTGTCGAAACTCGATCCGAAGGCGCCGGTGATTGTCGTATTGAGTTGCTGGGCCTATTCGCACAACGTCAGCGGGCCGCTCCAGGCGCACAAGGGGCCAATCCTCCTGCTGGCGAATTTCGACGGCACATGGCCGGGGCTGGTCGCGCTGTTGAATCATTCGGCGACGCTCGACCGGCTGAACGTCAGGCATTCGCGGCTATGGAGCGACAGTTTCACAAAGGATCCGCTCTTTATGAAGCGCCTCGAAACGTGGTGCCGAAAAGGAACGATTTCGTACGACGAGAGCCATCTCACCGACGCATCGAAACTGAAACTGTCCAGCGCCGCGTTGTCGTTCGGCAAGAAACTCGCCGCGGACATCCTGCGCGAGAAGCGGATCATGGGCCAGTTCGATCCGGGCTGCATGGGCATGCTGAATGCCATCATCAATCCGGCGAAACTCGGGGCGGCGGGCATGCCGGTCGAGTATTTGAACCAGTCGGATCTGCTGGCCGAGATGGATGAAGTGGACGAGGAAGAGGCGCAGGCGCACCTGAACTGGCTCGTCAAGAAAGGCACGTGGTTCGACTGGGGCACGGATCAGTACACGCAACTCGTCCACGGCCAGGTCATGTCGCAGATGTGCATGTACTCGGCGGCGGTGCGCATGGCGCAGCGGTACGGCCTGAGTTCGATCGGTATTCCCTACCAGCTTGGCTTGATGCGCTGCTGTCCGGCGTCGGACCTGGTCGAAGGGATGCTCAACAACGCCGACCGGCCCGACGTGCGCGATTACGATACGGGCAAGATCATCCGCAAGGGCGATGCGATCCCGCATTTCAACGAGGGCGACATGGGGTCCGGCGTGCCGCAGGTGTTGATGCACGACATCTATGCGCGTAAAGGCATGCCGGTCGAAACGACCCTGCACGACGTGCGCTGGGGCCGCGAGTACGACGGCAAGTTCGTGTGGGTGTTCCTGATTTCGGGCGCGGCGCCGCCCGCCCATTTCGGCGGGTGGAAGCATACGAAGGTGTACCGGCAGGCGCCGATGTATTTTCCACTGGGCGGCGGCACGTGCTCGGGCGTATCGAAGCCCGGCGTCATTACGTGGGCGCGGTTCTACGAACGTTTCGGCGAAATCGGCATGGACTGCGGCACGGGCGAAGTGGTCGAGGTGGACAAGGCCGACTTGCAGGACCGCCTCAACAAAACCACGAGCGTATGGCCGATCGCGAACGTCCACATTCCGGGATACGGCCGTGACGAACTGATGGCGACGCACATGTCGAACCACATCACCATCGGCTATGGCGATATCCTTCAGGAACTGATCGCCACCTGCCTGCACTTGGGCATTCCGACCCGGGTAGCCGGCGACGTAAGGCATACGCTGGGTTAG
- a CDS encoding uroporphyrinogen decarboxylase family protein, producing the protein MISKERVLTAANLAVPDRVPMDFHANPWVYERLHRDLGTSSHRDILLRLRSDIVDLRGVVDPVYRGPVPLSREVGDGVRQNHWGWRQKTVQTATGPEDCFVEFVLAGASSIEDLEQHTWPSPDWFDFSDFAERLKPWQDFAVMASGASVFQHPTFLRGFENLLADMAMQPEMAHWILDRFTNFYLEFFDRMLTAADGRVDILRTADDLGMQHGLLFSPEMFRTFIKPRIKKLVDMTHNHGVKFLFHSCGAICPLIEDLIEIGVDILDPLQAAAEGMSPQVLKNEYGSRICLHGGICTQHLLPKATPEEVRAEVQRRIDILGAGGGYILAPCHVLQTDVPTENILAMSDAASEYGRYAHEQPL; encoded by the coding sequence ATGATATCAAAAGAACGCGTGCTAACCGCCGCTAATCTGGCCGTGCCCGACCGGGTACCCATGGACTTCCACGCGAACCCATGGGTCTACGAGCGGTTGCACCGCGACCTCGGGACTTCGTCGCACCGGGATATACTCCTGCGCTTGCGCAGTGACATCGTTGATCTTCGAGGTGTTGTGGACCCGGTGTACCGCGGCCCCGTGCCGCTGTCGCGTGAAGTGGGCGACGGTGTGCGGCAGAACCATTGGGGCTGGCGGCAAAAGACTGTTCAAACGGCGACGGGGCCGGAAGATTGCTTCGTTGAGTTCGTTCTCGCCGGCGCCAGCTCCATCGAAGACCTTGAACAGCACACGTGGCCCAGTCCTGACTGGTTCGACTTCTCCGATTTCGCGGAGCGGCTCAAGCCATGGCAAGATTTCGCGGTCATGGCCAGCGGCGCGAGTGTCTTTCAGCACCCCACGTTTCTGCGCGGTTTTGAGAATCTGCTTGCCGACATGGCCATGCAGCCCGAGATGGCCCACTGGATCCTTGACCGCTTCACGAATTTTTACCTTGAATTTTTCGACCGCATGCTGACGGCGGCGGATGGAAGGGTCGACATACTTCGGACGGCTGACGATCTCGGCATGCAGCACGGGTTGCTGTTCAGCCCGGAGATGTTCCGCACCTTCATCAAACCGCGCATCAAGAAACTCGTCGACATGACCCACAACCACGGCGTCAAGTTCCTGTTTCATTCCTGCGGCGCGATTTGCCCGCTCATCGAAGACCTGATTGAAATTGGCGTGGATATCCTCGATCCGTTGCAGGCGGCCGCGGAGGGTATGAGCCCGCAGGTACTCAAAAATGAGTACGGCAGCCGCATTTGTCTTCACGGGGGCATCTGCACCCAGCATTTGCTTCCCAAAGCCACGCCCGAAGAGGTCCGCGCCGAGGTACAACGGCGCATAGACATACTGGGAGCCGGCGGTGGCTATATTCTCGCGCCCTGCCACGTCCTCCAAACGGATGTGCCGACCGAGAACATCCTGGCCATGTCGGATGCGGCTTCCGAATATGGCCGTTACGCACACGAACAACCGCTTTAG
- a CDS encoding sialidase family protein, with protein MKEKTLLLPLINLGLAVLTLATAGCSTRKITPTGQPIYVHGEGGYHTYRIPALAVTTKGTVLAFCEGRKHSKSDTGDIDLLVRRSTDNGRSWSAQQVIWDDAGNTCGNPCAVVDRDTATIWLLTTWNRGDDQEKEIIDQISKDTRRVFVTFSRDDGNTWEKPREITSDVKKADWTWYATGPGSGIQMEQGPHKGRLIIPCDHIEAGTKHYYSHVIFSDDHGESWQFSGSTPDHQVNECEVVELSNGRLMLNMRNYDRTKKNRQIALSDDGGLTWKEQRFDSTLIEPICQAAVHRADGVILFSNPASDKDRVNMTVRASFDEGQTWVLDRVLYPGPSAYSDLAILPNGEAACLYEAGAKAPYEMIVFAAFSWKAGK; from the coding sequence ATGAAAGAAAAGACCTTGCTGCTCCCTCTGATCAACCTTGGGCTCGCTGTCTTGACCCTGGCCACGGCGGGATGCTCCACTCGAAAGATAACGCCAACCGGCCAACCCATCTACGTTCATGGCGAGGGTGGCTACCATACGTATCGAATCCCCGCCCTGGCCGTTACCACCAAGGGAACGGTGCTCGCATTTTGCGAGGGCCGCAAACACAGCAAGAGCGACACCGGTGACATTGACCTGCTGGTCCGACGGTCCACCGACAACGGCCGATCATGGAGCGCTCAGCAGGTGATCTGGGATGATGCGGGAAACACCTGCGGCAACCCTTGTGCGGTCGTGGACCGCGACACCGCGACAATCTGGCTGCTGACAACCTGGAATCGCGGCGACGACCAGGAAAAGGAGATCATCGACCAGATCAGCAAAGACACGCGGCGCGTGTTTGTCACGTTTTCCAGGGACGACGGCAACACGTGGGAGAAACCGAGGGAAATCACGTCCGACGTGAAGAAGGCCGACTGGACATGGTATGCCACCGGACCCGGCAGCGGGATTCAGATGGAGCAGGGACCACACAAGGGCCGGCTCATCATACCGTGCGACCACATCGAGGCAGGAACGAAGCACTATTACTCGCACGTCATCTTTTCAGATGATCACGGTGAAAGTTGGCAATTTAGCGGCTCGACCCCCGATCACCAGGTCAACGAGTGTGAAGTGGTGGAACTGTCCAATGGCCGCCTCATGCTCAACATGCGCAACTATGACCGGACAAAGAAGAACCGGCAAATCGCGCTCAGCGATGACGGCGGGCTCACGTGGAAGGAACAACGGTTTGACTCGACCTTGATCGAGCCCATTTGCCAGGCGGCGGTCCATCGGGCAGATGGCGTTATCCTGTTCAGTAATCCCGCCAGTGACAAGGACCGCGTCAACATGACCGTGCGCGCCAGCTTCGACGAAGGGCAGACGTGGGTTCTTGACAGAGTGCTGTATCCTGGCCCCAGCGCCTATTCCGACCTTGCCATTCTCCCAAACGGCGAAGCGGCCTGCCTGTATGAGGCGGGAGCGAAAGCCCCCTACGAGATGATAGTGTTCGCAGCCTTTTCATGGAAAGCAGGGAAATGA